From the genome of Psychroserpens ponticola, one region includes:
- a CDS encoding TonB-copper family protein yields the protein MKKFIIYSVCLLFCGIISAQEEEPVVKKDTTKLTEVIILSRRKLNNHRQEKTLSSIDDFLEKSNKITMIKRGNYAWEPSLNNMNSDRLNVTIDGMQIFGACTDKMDPITSYVDVSNLEQVNIGSGQTGTENGHCVGGGIDLQLTSSKFYQSGLKTNFDLGYETNGNYRVVGLDLEYSGNSFYLNADGIFRKSDNYDAGGTNEVMYSQFQKYNVSLQTGFKLSEKHSIDANIIYDKATDVGYPALPMDVSLAEALITSVTHNYVNDSTFFKTLETKFYFNTITHIMDDSKRPDVPIRMDMPGWSDTYGFYSKATTTRKRHNLLFNINGYYNKSLAEMTMYPNDSNQPAMFMYTWPDLRTFYTGVFAKDIVVLNEKNQLSMSLRLGYQNNRIAEESGLESLQIFYPEIDDSKSRFLTSLSSDYTYKTTDYDLSFGLGYGERAPSVSEGYGFFLFNSFDNYDYIGNPTLDNEKAIEINTKANYHTDKFHVGVEASYFYIKDFIIGDIDESLSSMTIGANGVRIYKALSSASIFDVYINSSYELSNSFSVNGTIGYNYGRGSNDENLPLIRPFSYLTEVNYKTKHFNAALQLEGNGNQSSYSSFYGEDETSAYGILNLNFGNVIYAKESKFVLKYGIENLLDTEYSTFSDWNNIPRQGRNFYMNLSVVLQ from the coding sequence GAAGAACCTGTTGTTAAAAAAGACACAACAAAGTTAACTGAAGTTATCATTTTAAGTAGACGTAAATTGAATAACCATCGACAAGAAAAAACCTTGTCAAGTATTGATGATTTTTTAGAGAAATCTAACAAAATTACCATGATAAAACGTGGTAATTATGCTTGGGAACCTTCTTTAAATAACATGAATAGCGATCGTTTAAACGTTACTATTGATGGCATGCAAATTTTTGGTGCTTGTACAGATAAGATGGATCCTATTACATCGTATGTAGACGTTTCAAATCTTGAACAAGTAAATATTGGTTCTGGGCAAACAGGAACCGAAAATGGACATTGCGTTGGTGGTGGAATCGATTTACAATTGACTTCTAGCAAATTTTATCAATCTGGATTAAAAACCAATTTCGATTTGGGTTATGAAACGAATGGAAATTATAGAGTAGTTGGTTTAGATCTTGAATACTCAGGAAATTCATTTTATTTAAATGCTGATGGTATTTTTAGAAAATCAGATAATTATGATGCTGGTGGAACGAATGAAGTAATGTATTCTCAGTTTCAAAAGTATAATGTCTCTTTGCAAACAGGGTTTAAACTTTCTGAAAAGCATTCCATAGATGCAAATATTATTTATGATAAAGCCACAGATGTTGGTTATCCAGCCTTACCTATGGATGTGTCTTTGGCTGAAGCTTTAATAACTTCGGTGACACATAATTATGTAAATGATTCTACGTTTTTCAAAACTCTAGAAACTAAGTTTTATTTTAATACCATTACGCATATTATGGATGATTCCAAACGTCCAGATGTTCCAATTAGAATGGATATGCCAGGTTGGAGTGATACTTACGGATTTTATTCTAAAGCAACCACAACACGTAAAAGGCATAACTTACTATTTAATATAAATGGCTATTATAATAAATCATTAGCAGAGATGACGATGTATCCAAATGATTCTAATCAACCAGCAATGTTTATGTATACTTGGCCAGATCTTAGAACGTTTTATACTGGAGTTTTTGCAAAAGATATAGTTGTGTTGAATGAAAAAAATCAACTTTCGATGTCCTTACGATTGGGTTATCAAAACAATAGAATCGCTGAAGAATCAGGACTGGAAAGTTTGCAAATATTTTACCCTGAAATTGATGATTCTAAAAGTAGATTTTTAACCAGCCTATCATCAGATTATACTTATAAAACAACAGACTATGATTTGTCTTTTGGTTTGGGTTATGGAGAACGAGCTCCTTCTGTGAGTGAAGGTTATGGTTTTTTCTTATTTAATAGTTTTGATAACTATGATTATATAGGGAATCCAACACTTGATAATGAAAAAGCGATTGAAATTAATACTAAAGCCAATTATCATACTGATAAATTTCATGTTGGAGTAGAGGCTTCCTATTTTTATATCAAAGATTTTATTATTGGAGATATTGATGAGTCGTTAAGTTCTATGACTATTGGTGCCAATGGTGTTAGAATTTATAAAGCACTTTCAAGCGCATCTATATTTGATGTGTATATAAATTCGTCTTATGAATTATCTAACTCCTTTTCAGTAAATGGAACAATTGGTTATAATTATGGCAGAGGAAGCAATGATGAAAATTTACCATTGATAAGACCATTTTCATATTTAACAGAAGTGAATTATAAAACAAAGCATTTTAATGCAGCACTTCAATTAGAAGGTAACGGAAATCAAAGTAGTTACAGTAGCTTTTATGGTGAAGATGAAACATCTGCTTATGGTATTTTAAATCTTAATTTCGGAAATGTCATTTATGCGAAAGAATCTAAGTTCGTTTTAAAATATGGAATTGAAAATCTCTTAGATACTGAATATTCAACATTTTCAGATTGGAATAACATTCCGAGACAAGGACGTAATTTTTATATGAATTTGTCTGTGGTATTACAATAA